In a single window of the Pseudodesulfovibrio profundus genome:
- a CDS encoding response regulator — MSEESTRVLLVDDEVGFVEVLHKRLNKRGFAVTPATSGTEGIQVLRKNDFDVAILDLKLEDMDGIEVLEIFKKMVPEMPVIMLTGHGSEQAARDGMEHGAFDYLLKPCALEELIEKIDQAVQ, encoded by the coding sequence ATGAGCGAAGAAAGTACACGCGTCCTTCTGGTGGACGACGAGGTAGGTTTTGTCGAAGTACTTCATAAACGCCTGAACAAACGCGGTTTTGCCGTTACGCCGGCGACGAGTGGAACCGAGGGGATTCAGGTGTTGCGAAAAAACGATTTCGATGTGGCTATTCTCGATCTGAAACTGGAAGACATGGACGGCATTGAGGTGCTCGAAATTTTTAAGAAAATGGTTCCGGAGATGCCGGTTATCATGCTGACCGGTCATGGAAGCGAGCAGGCTGCCCGGGATGGAATGGAACATGGCGCGTTCGATTATCTGCTCAAACCGTGCGCTCTGGAAGAGCTGATCGAAAAAATCGATCAGGCTGTGCAATAA
- a CDS encoding sigma-54-dependent transcriptional regulator: MKQKMEVTVSARILLVDDEQGFTETMAKRLSKRGYDVTTALDGQSGIDILSEKTIDVVVLDVKMPVMDGMETLKAMKSAHPLVEVIMLTGHATVETAIEGMKSGAFDYMMKPCDMNELISKITEAHDKKQGQENKILEARARHIALRRGD; encoded by the coding sequence ATGAAACAGAAAATGGAGGTGACCGTGTCTGCCAGAATTCTACTCGTTGATGATGAACAGGGATTTACCGAAACCATGGCCAAGCGGTTGAGCAAGCGGGGGTACGACGTGACAACCGCTCTGGACGGCCAGTCCGGTATCGACATCCTGTCGGAAAAGACCATTGATGTGGTTGTTCTGGATGTGAAAATGCCGGTCATGGATGGCATGGAAACACTCAAGGCCATGAAAAGCGCTCACCCACTGGTCGAGGTGATCATGCTGACCGGACATGCCACGGTGGAAACCGCCATCGAGGGGATGAAATCGGGCGCATTCGATTACATGATGAAACCGTGCGACATGAATGAGCTGATCAGCAAGATCACCGAAGCCCATGATAAAAAGCAGGGACAGGAAAACAAGATTCTTGAGGCGAGGGCGCGTCATATCGCTCTTCGTCGGGGAGACTAG
- a CDS encoding response regulator, which produces MEGIKVLLVDDEIPFITTLGKRLAKRGFDVTEAHDGEEALAAMEQREVEVVILDVKMPGMDGLTALYKIKQQWPMAEVIMLTGHASMEAAIRGMELGAFDYLMKPVEFVDVLYKIEDAAARYRLHLAKIEQAG; this is translated from the coding sequence ATGGAAGGAATCAAAGTACTTCTGGTGGATGACGAGATTCCGTTCATCACCACACTGGGAAAACGATTGGCCAAACGTGGATTTGATGTGACTGAGGCCCATGATGGAGAGGAAGCATTGGCCGCCATGGAACAGCGCGAGGTCGAAGTGGTCATCCTTGATGTCAAGATGCCCGGCATGGACGGGCTGACCGCGCTGTACAAGATCAAGCAGCAGTGGCCCATGGCCGAAGTCATCATGCTCACGGGACATGCGTCTATGGAAGCGGCTATTCGCGGTATGGAGCTGGGTGCGTTCGATTATCTGATGAAGCCCGTTGAGTTCGTCGATGTTCTTTATAAAATTGAAGATGCTGCAGCGCGGTATCGTCTGCATTTGGCAAAAATAGAGCAGGCGGGTTGA